Proteins encoded in a region of the Methylosinus trichosporium OB3b genome:
- a CDS encoding acyltransferase family protein, with amino-acid sequence MGFYRLFLAYLVVYSHAGTNVYGFNLGVVAVVSFLLLSGFVMSALIRKYYMSLSSIGYFYLDRFARIAPQFYLYALLTLIGAVAFELRHPWMKFAPSTSRAVVQFSIIPLNIYPHADKLVPQAWSLGLEATFYLIFPFILLLRLRLLTAAVSFAIFLLAYTTVLNFDRWGYRLLPGTMFIFICGSWIEKSENKYINCIPAFIAIIAAILLFISYYYSAIALDNDYLETIRRSTLLGVVIGIPAVYILKYIDYSSRFESVAGDLSYGVFLNHILIIGIILTYSPLNSDDFKCFSGILLIGCVFMASTVLSYASYKLVERPALTSRRKLRVSNSGRAGTARAVSAIERSGVA; translated from the coding sequence ATGGGCTTCTACCGACTTTTTTTGGCATACCTCGTCGTTTATAGCCATGCAGGCACTAACGTTTATGGCTTTAATTTGGGAGTTGTCGCTGTCGTGTCTTTTTTATTATTAAGTGGATTTGTAATGAGTGCGTTGATTAGAAAATATTATATGTCATTGAGCTCGATTGGTTATTTTTATCTGGACAGGTTTGCTCGCATCGCGCCGCAGTTTTATTTGTATGCACTATTAACTCTGATCGGAGCGGTTGCGTTCGAGCTTCGGCATCCTTGGATGAAGTTCGCGCCATCTACGAGTCGGGCTGTCGTGCAATTCTCAATTATTCCGCTGAATATATACCCGCACGCTGATAAACTCGTGCCGCAGGCGTGGTCATTAGGTTTAGAAGCTACGTTCTACCTGATTTTTCCATTTATCCTACTGTTGCGTTTGCGGCTGCTGACAGCGGCGGTTTCGTTTGCGATATTTCTGCTCGCATATACGACGGTCTTGAACTTTGACAGATGGGGCTATCGATTGCTGCCAGGGACAATGTTTATTTTCATTTGTGGTAGTTGGATTGAGAAATCAGAAAACAAATATATTAATTGCATTCCGGCTTTTATCGCAATTATTGCGGCAATATTGCTTTTTATATCTTACTATTATTCTGCGATCGCGCTCGATAACGATTATCTGGAAACGATAAGGCGCTCTACATTGCTTGGTGTTGTCATCGGGATTCCGGCTGTCTATATCTTGAAATATATAGACTATAGCTCAAGGTTTGAGAGCGTCGCAGGCGATTTGAGTTATGGTGTTTTCTTAAATCACATATTAATTATTGGTATAATTCTAACATATTCGCCTTTGAATTCAGATGATTTCAAATGTTTTTCTGGTATATTGCTGATAGGCTGCGTTTTCATGGCATCGACAGTATTGAGCTACGCGAGCTATAAACTCGTCGAAAGGCCGGCCCTGACGTCGAGACGAAAATTACGTGTGTCTAACTCTGGGCGCGCGGGAACCGCTCGGGCGGTCTCCGCCATCGAACGCTCCGGGGTGGCGTAG